The Pseudomonadota bacterium genome includes a window with the following:
- the tsaD gene encoding tRNA (adenosine(37)-N6)-threonylcarbamoyltransferase complex transferase subunit TsaD gives MLTLAIETSCDDTCAAVLAQGREIRSNIISSQIDIHRPYGGVVPELASRQHLENIDWVVTQALKEADTALAEMGSICVTCGPGLVGSLLVGISYAKSLAFARQLPLVGVNHVEGHLMSSLLVNERLTFPFVGLVVSGGHTSIYLVREWHDYQLLGRTIDDAAGEAFDKIAKMMNLGYPGGPVIERLATQGDPRAIKFPRAYMGADSLDFSFSGLKTSVRTFLEKNESAVPAIIPDVAASFQAAVADVLTRKALKAAEMFKVSSIALAGGVSCNFAIRNNLIQAAGGRGVEVYVAPPVLCTDNAVMIGQVGFRLHQQGKRDELNLNAYSRLRL, from the coding sequence ATGTTAACTTTGGCCATCGAAACTTCATGTGATGATACCTGTGCCGCGGTCCTGGCCCAAGGCAGAGAAATCCGTTCCAATATCATTTCGAGCCAGATTGATATCCATCGGCCTTATGGTGGTGTGGTTCCAGAACTTGCATCGCGCCAGCATCTGGAAAATATTGACTGGGTAGTAACGCAGGCACTGAAAGAGGCAGATACCGCCCTGGCTGAGATGGGTAGTATCTGTGTTACCTGTGGTCCAGGTCTGGTGGGCTCATTATTGGTTGGTATTTCCTATGCAAAATCGCTGGCCTTTGCCCGGCAACTGCCGCTGGTCGGGGTCAATCACGTTGAAGGCCATCTCATGTCGTCGCTGCTGGTTAATGAGCGGCTGACCTTTCCTTTTGTTGGCCTGGTGGTCTCCGGTGGGCATACCAGTATTTATCTGGTGCGCGAATGGCACGATTATCAGCTTCTGGGGCGAACCATTGATGATGCGGCCGGCGAAGCATTTGACAAAATAGCCAAAATGATGAATCTGGGTTATCCTGGCGGACCGGTGATTGAGCGCTTGGCGACTCAGGGTGATCCCCGGGCCATAAAGTTTCCCCGCGCATATATGGGGGCTGATTCGCTGGATTTCAGTTTCAGTGGTTTAAAAACATCGGTCCGTACATTTCTGGAAAAGAATGAATCCGCGGTTCCGGCGATTATTCCTGACGTTGCGGCCTCTTTTCAGGCCGCGGTTGCCGATGTTTTAACCCGCAAGGCTCTGAAGGCGGCTGAGATGTTCAAAGTTTCGTCCATCGCTCTGGCCGGTGGCGTTTCGTGTAACTTTGCTATCCGTAATAACTTGATCCAGGCTGCTGGAGGCCGGGGTGTTGAAGTGTATGTAGCTCCTCCGGTTCTTTGTACTGATAATGCGGTGATGATTGGACAGGTTGGTTTCCGTCTGCATCAACAAGGTAAAAGGGATGAATTGAATCTCAATGCCTATTCCCGCCTGCGATTATGA
- a CDS encoding DUF2062 domain-containing protein, with the protein MKKGKKPDIRSMIRMLLGSTDNPATIARGVGVGLFVAFSPLLGLHTFLAISLAFLLRGNRLASLLASWICNPLTMIPILYFDFKVGEILLSSSIPFPEGIHTLKDIIHAGSQVAWPLLVGGHLIGLVLGLASIPIINFLVVYLRRNQDLTDSQGD; encoded by the coding sequence ATGAAAAAGGGAAAAAAGCCTGATATCCGCTCGATGATCAGAATGTTGCTGGGGAGCACTGATAATCCAGCAACCATTGCCCGTGGGGTTGGAGTGGGTCTCTTTGTTGCTTTTTCCCCCCTGTTGGGGCTGCACACATTTCTGGCCATTTCTCTTGCCTTTCTTTTGCGTGGAAATCGTCTGGCTTCTCTGCTGGCCAGCTGGATATGCAACCCACTGACCATGATTCCCATTCTTTACTTTGACTTCAAGGTTGGAGAAATACTTCTGTCTTCCTCAATTCCTTTTCCTGAGGGTATTCATACGCTTAAGGATATTATTCATGCCGGCAGCCAGGTTGCCTGGCCGTTGCTGGTGGGTGGTCATTTGATCGGGCTGGTGTTGGGCCTTGCCAGCATCCCGATTATTAACTTCCTGGTTGTTTACCTGCGGCGGAATCAAGATTTAACCGATTCCCAGGGGGATTAA
- the rsmA gene encoding 16S rRNA (adenine(1518)-N(6)/adenine(1519)-N(6))-dimethyltransferase RsmA yields the protein MTYRFKKKLGQNFLHDANIARKIIDLAALAAGEPVFEIGPGNGFLTTFLLQATTPVTAIETDTDLLPDLRRRFSTCRENEFNLVYGDVLKCDLEHELGDVYLRHGKICVVANIPYQITTPIIFLLIRYRHLFSRAVLMMQEEVAARILAAPGSKSYGRLSIMTSLFCQTMPGFTVSPSCFYPQPRVWSRVVSLNFLSQPSCQISNVAWLGDLIKRLFSQRRKKIINPLSNWKLALERSQLAELLLQHGFSPDCRAETMTVSELCRLAELMARIKAKG from the coding sequence ATGACTTACCGGTTTAAGAAAAAACTGGGCCAAAATTTCCTCCATGATGCCAATATCGCCCGAAAAATTATTGATCTGGCGGCTCTGGCAGCAGGGGAACCGGTTTTTGAAATTGGTCCTGGAAATGGCTTTTTAACTACCTTTCTCCTGCAGGCGACAACGCCGGTAACGGCGATTGAAACTGATACGGATTTGCTGCCTGATCTTCGGCGGCGGTTTTCCACCTGCCGGGAAAATGAATTTAACCTGGTTTATGGGGATGTGCTCAAATGTGATCTGGAGCATGAACTTGGTGATGTTTATCTGCGGCATGGAAAAATCTGCGTGGTTGCCAATATTCCCTATCAGATAACCACCCCGATTATTTTTTTGCTGATTCGGTATCGTCATCTTTTTTCCCGGGCGGTATTGATGATGCAGGAAGAAGTTGCTGCCAGGATTCTGGCGGCGCCAGGCAGCAAATCATATGGCCGTCTGTCCATTATGACTTCATTATTTTGTCAGACAATGCCCGGATTTACTGTATCACCCAGCTGTTTTTATCCTCAGCCCCGGGTATGGTCGAGGGTTGTTTCACTTAATTTTCTGTCTCAGCCATCCTGCCAGATCAGTAATGTGGCATGGCTGGGAGATTTAATTAAACGCTTGTTCAGCCAGCGGCGCAAGAAGATTATTAATCCGCTCTCCAACTGGAAATTAGCCCTGGAACGTTCTCAACTGGCTGAATTGTTACTACAGCACGGGTTTTCACCCGATTGTCGGGCCGAAACCATGACCGTAAGTGAACTCTGCCGACTGGCAGAGCTGATGGCAAGGATAAAGGCCAAAGGATAA